In Thermodesulfobacteriota bacterium, the following are encoded in one genomic region:
- the gspC gene encoding type II secretion system protein GspC, with product MRKPVFQGVLGVSILVSAVSLGVMLTRYISLRAYAPKAAPKSAPAPSARPAPAPAPETWKNLFAPSAGMTLPSKLPAVASGGAAVARSNFALIGTIVSSRPGDSRAVLWADGMKEPKVVRINTDVEPGAVLTYVSRDQARISRGGETEQLDLLPVGSKGRTVAPAAPPPAAGRSAAPPPSAGAPGGNDIRVERLAENAFALNEADVAHLAGNINQYMTQIRMVPYFEANKSAGYRIAAIRPGTTFEKLGFQGGDVLQQVNGVALSSPENLYTIFQNLKDEKQLTVDIIRRGQKSTLKYEIR from the coding sequence ATGCGAAAACCGGTTTTCCAGGGAGTTCTCGGGGTATCGATTCTCGTCTCCGCCGTATCCCTGGGGGTCATGCTCACGAGGTACATTTCGCTGCGCGCCTACGCCCCGAAAGCGGCTCCGAAATCCGCCCCCGCCCCTTCGGCACGCCCCGCCCCCGCACCCGCTCCGGAAACGTGGAAGAACCTGTTCGCCCCCTCTGCCGGCATGACGCTGCCCTCGAAGCTCCCTGCCGTCGCAAGCGGCGGCGCCGCCGTCGCGCGATCGAACTTCGCCCTCATCGGCACGATCGTCTCCAGCCGCCCGGGCGATTCCCGCGCCGTCCTGTGGGCCGACGGGATGAAGGAGCCGAAGGTCGTCCGGATCAATACCGATGTGGAGCCCGGCGCGGTGCTCACATACGTCAGCCGCGACCAGGCGCGGATCTCCCGCGGCGGAGAGACGGAGCAGCTCGACCTCCTCCCCGTGGGGAGCAAGGGGCGCACGGTCGCGCCGGCGGCTCCCCCGCCTGCCGCGGGCAGATCTGCCGCGCCGCCGCCGTCCGCCGGAGCCCCGGGCGGAAACGACATCCGCGTGGAGCGCCTCGCGGAAAACGCCTTCGCCTTGAATGAGGCGGACGTGGCGCACCTGGCGGGGAACATCAACCAGTACATGACGCAGATCCGGATGGTGCCCTACTTCGAGGCGAACAAGTCCGCTGGATACCGCATCGCGGCCATCCGTCCGGGGACGACCTTCGAGAAGCTCGGCTTCCAGGGCGGGGACGTGCTCCAGCAGGTGAACGGGGTGGCCCTCTCCTCTCCCGAGAACCTGTACACGATCTTCCAGAATCTGAAGGACGAAAAGCAGTTGACGGTGGATATCATCCGCAGGGGACAGAAGAGCACGCTCAAATACGAAATCCGATGA
- the gspD gene encoding type II secretion system secretin GspD gives MTRETLMPIKAILIAAMLLFATAAPAAETEQPVAPPAPAQEEGPLPAIRLPAEAAPPSAPSGAPAPGAKPPGKPKSGRAPVYISLDFTDVELPVLIKFMSEQTRKNFIFDERVQGKVTIISPRKMTEEEAYNVFLSVLQVKGFTTVDFGNTIKIVPAREARQDTIATDGKGKPGAEFITRLIPLQHVETTEVVQLLTPLLSKDGMISPIASSNTVMLIDTRSNIDRLMGILRLVDVESQGEMKLFQLNYASAQDLAKTLELLFQTSAAPGAPATPAAARGAARRLSPAQGAVVKFIPEARTNHLIVLAPPDVLNDVADLIARLDVAGPAAGGKINVYYLENADAEEVAKVLSSLSGSQPGQVATQVRPPATAAQPAARALIAAELEGGVKVTADKATNSLVIVASPNDYETLVQVIRKLDIRRRQVFVEAAIMEITLDKGLDVGVEFRGAFQTSKKDDGAVLTGTNFDFAGNINSLLGSLATGNPLVFSGTGLLAGGIGGNVKLPDGTEVPAVAAILRAAQTNDNVKILSSPHLLTQNNKEAEIIVGSNVPFITSQSRDSTNLANVINTVERKDVGVTLRITPHIHESEFVSLDIYQESSALQATSLLDTSSVGPTTTKRSAKTTVLVKSGDTVVIGGIVQETDIKNESKVPLLGDIPLLGYLFRFKSTSKNRTNLVILLTPHIITEPGMLNKALEDRQRRLLGAFDPKSEEIQRALPQRKEEVRP, from the coding sequence ATGACCAGGGAGACCCTCATGCCTATAAAGGCCATTCTGATCGCGGCGATGCTACTCTTCGCCACGGCTGCGCCTGCGGCCGAGACGGAACAGCCAGTGGCCCCGCCGGCCCCCGCGCAGGAGGAAGGTCCGCTCCCGGCCATCCGCCTTCCGGCCGAGGCCGCGCCGCCTTCCGCCCCCTCCGGGGCCCCCGCCCCGGGGGCAAAGCCGCCCGGTAAGCCGAAGTCGGGCCGCGCGCCCGTATACATTTCCCTGGATTTCACCGACGTCGAGCTCCCGGTGCTGATCAAGTTCATGAGCGAGCAGACCCGGAAGAACTTCATCTTCGACGAGCGGGTTCAGGGAAAGGTCACGATCATCTCTCCCCGGAAGATGACCGAGGAGGAGGCGTACAACGTCTTCCTCTCCGTCCTCCAGGTCAAGGGATTCACCACCGTCGACTTCGGGAACACGATCAAGATCGTACCGGCCCGGGAAGCCCGCCAGGACACGATCGCCACCGACGGCAAGGGGAAGCCGGGGGCGGAGTTCATCACCCGGCTGATACCCCTCCAGCACGTGGAGACGACCGAGGTCGTCCAGCTCCTGACTCCGCTGCTGTCGAAGGACGGAATGATCTCTCCCATCGCCTCGTCGAACACGGTCATGCTGATCGACACGCGGTCCAATATCGACCGCCTCATGGGGATCCTCCGGCTGGTCGACGTGGAGTCGCAGGGCGAAATGAAGCTCTTCCAGCTCAACTATGCTTCGGCGCAGGACCTGGCGAAGACGCTGGAGCTGCTGTTCCAGACCTCCGCCGCGCCTGGCGCGCCGGCGACGCCGGCGGCCGCCCGCGGAGCCGCCCGGCGGCTCTCGCCCGCGCAGGGAGCGGTCGTGAAGTTCATCCCCGAGGCGCGGACGAACCACCTGATCGTCCTCGCGCCGCCGGATGTCCTGAACGACGTGGCGGACCTCATCGCGCGGCTCGACGTCGCCGGCCCGGCCGCCGGCGGGAAGATCAACGTCTATTACCTCGAAAACGCCGACGCGGAAGAGGTGGCGAAGGTCCTCTCCTCCCTCTCGGGAAGCCAGCCGGGGCAGGTAGCGACGCAGGTGCGTCCGCCGGCGACGGCGGCCCAGCCGGCCGCCCGGGCGCTGATCGCCGCCGAGCTCGAAGGCGGCGTGAAGGTCACCGCCGACAAGGCGACCAACTCCCTCGTCATCGTGGCCTCCCCCAACGACTACGAGACGCTGGTCCAGGTCATCCGCAAGCTCGACATCCGGCGGCGGCAGGTCTTCGTCGAGGCGGCGATCATGGAGATCACCCTCGACAAGGGGCTGGACGTGGGGGTGGAGTTCCGCGGGGCGTTCCAGACCAGCAAGAAGGACGACGGGGCGGTCCTCACCGGGACGAACTTCGACTTCGCGGGGAACATCAACAGCCTCCTCGGCTCCCTCGCCACCGGCAATCCGCTGGTCTTCTCCGGCACGGGGCTGCTCGCCGGCGGGATCGGCGGGAACGTGAAGCTTCCCGACGGGACCGAGGTCCCGGCCGTCGCCGCGATCCTGCGGGCCGCGCAGACCAACGACAACGTGAAGATCCTCTCCTCCCCCCACCTCCTCACCCAGAACAACAAGGAGGCGGAGATCATCGTCGGCTCGAACGTCCCCTTCATCACGAGCCAGTCGCGCGACTCGACGAACCTCGCCAACGTCATCAACACGGTGGAGCGCAAGGACGTGGGCGTCACGCTCCGGATCACTCCGCACATCCACGAGAGCGAGTTCGTCAGCCTCGACATCTACCAGGAGTCTTCCGCGCTGCAGGCCACCAGCCTGCTCGACACGTCGTCGGTGGGGCCGACCACGACGAAGCGCTCGGCCAAGACCACGGTCCTCGTAAAGAGCGGCGACACGGTGGTCATCGGCGGCATCGTGCAGGAGACCGACATCAAGAACGAGAGCAAGGTCCCGCTCCTCGGAGACATCCCGCTGCTCGGATACCTCTTCCGCTTCAAATCGACGTCGAAGAATCGCACGAACCTCGTGATCCTGCTGACTCCGCACATCATCACGGAGCCGGGGATGCTCAACAAGGCGCTCGAGGACCGGCAGCGGCGGCTCCTCGGCGCGTTCGACCCGAAGTCCGAGGAGATACAGCGCGCGCTGCCGCAGAGGAAGGAGGAGGTCCGGCCGTGA
- a CDS encoding glutamine--tRNA ligase/YqeY domain fusion protein — protein MSDTRPGPAGPEIRQSTDFLRDIVRQHTRSGTYGGRVVTRFPPEPNGYLHIGHAKSICLNFGIASEFGGICHLRMDDTNPETEDMKYVEAIMRDVRWLGFDWRDKMFYASDYYERLYDLAVRLIRDGKAYVDSLDEEEIRNYRGTITEPGRESPYRSRSVEENLDLFARMRAGEFPDGAHVLRARIDMSARNMKMRDPLLYRIRHATHYRRGDDWCIYPMYDFAHPLSDAIENITHSICTLEFENNRAIYDWLVDNLFPEPRPRQYEFARLNLDYTVMSKRKLLRLVEENHVSGWDDPRMPTIAGMRRRGYTPEGIRLFVSRIGVDKANSRVSMELLEDAIRDDLNARAPRVLAVLRPLKMTVVNQPPGEVEWFDAPYWPHDVPREGSRRLPFSRELFIERTDFREDPPSDWMRLRPGGEVRLRNACIVRCDEVVKDPSTGEAVELRCTRLPEPQGGAAGGKRRRSATIQWLSAAHAVRAEVRIFYRLFTAADPEAVEEGKDFKDCLNPDSVEILRGCLIEPGLAGASPGERFQFVRHGYFILDPVDSKPDAPVFLRIIELRDSYKEGKVSGTETAAVAPARPAAPAKPSVPRPAASQAAPPRAAQIADERARARAGNPALSERYDAYVRTPGLSPELADVLAGDPAVSAFFDSAVAAWPNARAIANWTANDVLRELKERPIGELPFGGAELADLVRRVDEGKITSAAAKAVFAEMMAGGGTPGEVVRKLGLDRAVSETDLAAAVEAAIASMPDKAEAYRAGKTSLLGLFTGQVMKATGGKADPKAVQEAIRRILG, from the coding sequence ATGTCAGACACCAGGCCGGGACCCGCGGGTCCGGAAATCAGGCAATCAACGGATTTTCTTAGGGATATCGTGCGCCAGCACACCCGGTCCGGCACGTACGGCGGGCGGGTCGTGACCCGGTTCCCCCCCGAGCCCAACGGATACCTGCACATCGGCCACGCCAAGTCCATCTGCCTGAATTTCGGTATCGCCAGCGAATTCGGGGGGATCTGCCACCTCCGGATGGACGACACGAACCCGGAGACCGAGGACATGAAGTACGTCGAGGCGATCATGCGCGACGTGCGGTGGCTCGGGTTCGACTGGCGGGACAAGATGTTCTACGCATCGGATTATTACGAGCGGCTCTACGATCTCGCCGTCCGGCTGATCCGGGACGGGAAGGCCTACGTGGACAGCCTCGACGAGGAGGAGATCCGGAATTACCGGGGGACCATCACGGAGCCGGGGCGCGAGAGCCCGTACCGCAGCCGGTCGGTGGAGGAAAACCTCGACCTGTTCGCCCGCATGCGGGCCGGCGAGTTCCCGGACGGCGCGCACGTCCTGCGCGCCCGCATCGACATGTCGGCCAGGAACATGAAGATGCGCGATCCGCTCCTTTACCGGATCCGCCACGCGACGCATTACCGCAGGGGCGACGACTGGTGCATCTACCCGATGTACGACTTCGCCCACCCGCTGTCGGACGCGATCGAGAATATAACGCACTCGATCTGCACGCTCGAGTTCGAGAACAACCGGGCGATCTACGACTGGCTGGTCGACAACCTCTTTCCCGAGCCCCGGCCCCGGCAGTACGAGTTCGCGCGACTGAACCTCGACTACACGGTGATGAGCAAGCGCAAGCTGCTCCGGCTCGTGGAGGAGAACCATGTTTCCGGGTGGGACGACCCGCGCATGCCGACGATCGCCGGGATGCGGCGCCGCGGGTACACGCCCGAGGGGATCCGCCTGTTCGTTTCCCGGATCGGCGTCGACAAGGCCAACAGCCGCGTGAGCATGGAGCTGCTCGAGGACGCCATCCGGGACGATCTCAACGCGCGGGCTCCCCGGGTCCTGGCGGTCCTGCGTCCCCTGAAGATGACGGTCGTGAACCAGCCCCCCGGCGAGGTCGAATGGTTCGACGCGCCGTACTGGCCTCACGACGTCCCCCGCGAAGGATCGCGCCGGCTGCCGTTCTCCCGGGAGCTGTTCATCGAGCGGACCGATTTCCGCGAGGACCCGCCCTCCGACTGGATGCGCCTGCGCCCCGGAGGGGAGGTGCGCTTGAGGAACGCCTGCATCGTCCGCTGCGACGAGGTCGTCAAGGATCCGTCCACCGGCGAGGCGGTGGAGCTGCGCTGCACGCGCCTCCCCGAGCCGCAGGGCGGCGCGGCGGGCGGGAAGCGCCGCCGGAGCGCGACGATCCAGTGGCTGTCGGCCGCTCACGCCGTGCGGGCGGAGGTGCGGATTTTCTACCGCCTGTTCACCGCGGCCGATCCCGAAGCGGTGGAAGAGGGGAAGGATTTCAAGGATTGCCTGAACCCGGACTCGGTCGAGATTCTCCGTGGGTGCCTGATCGAGCCCGGGCTGGCGGGCGCCTCCCCCGGCGAACGCTTCCAGTTCGTGCGCCACGGCTATTTCATCCTGGACCCCGTCGATTCGAAGCCGGACGCTCCCGTGTTTCTCCGGATCATCGAACTCAGGGACAGCTACAAGGAAGGGAAGGTTTCGGGAACGGAAACCGCCGCCGTTGCACCCGCGAGGCCCGCCGCTCCTGCGAAACCTTCCGTCCCGCGGCCGGCAGCCTCGCAAGCCGCGCCGCCGCGCGCCGCGCAGATCGCGGACGAGCGGGCCAGGGCGCGGGCGGGGAACCCGGCACTTTCCGAAAGGTATGACGCGTACGTCCGCACGCCGGGGCTTTCGCCCGAGCTGGCCGACGTGCTTGCGGGGGACCCGGCCGTTTCGGCCTTCTTCGACTCAGCGGTCGCCGCATGGCCCAACGCCAGGGCCATCGCCAACTGGACGGCCAACGACGTCCTGCGGGAGCTGAAGGAGCGCCCGATCGGCGAGCTGCCGTTCGGCGGCGCGGAGCTGGCGGACCTGGTCCGCCGGGTCGACGAGGGGAAAATCACCTCCGCCGCGGCGAAGGCGGTCTTCGCGGAGATGATGGCCGGCGGGGGAACGCCGGGGGAGGTCGTCCGGAAGCTCGGCCTCGACCGTGCGGTCTCCGAAACGGATCTGGCTGCGGCGGTGGAAGCGGCGATCGCCTCGATGCCGGACAAGGCGGAGGCGTACCGCGCGGGCAAGACCAGCCTGCTCGGCCTGTTCACGGGGCAGGTGATGAAGGCGACGGGCGGAAAAGCCGACCCGAAGGCCGTGCAGGAAGCGATCCGTAGGATACTGGGGTAA